In one Thermodesulfobium acidiphilum genomic region, the following are encoded:
- a CDS encoding (Fe-S)-binding protein → MTTSNDNSLPLLEGYYEEQIIRCMKCGMCQSTCPVYYEDSLETGCARGKLALSEALLHGKLEPNHKIEMIFNKCLLCHACAQACPVGLSPDKVFAAARAEMVKRFNMPWIKSVIYRKLLGEGKLSSLTGILSLANRLKLFSIARSLSIPKILGKSVERLSFVDLSDIPSRPFTDRFPEVLEPKGIPLGDIGYFVGCAQNSVFQDVAEASVNILLSLGYRVIIPKGQGCCGFPHYGAGDFETLKQKIAQNSSAFKRYKLDAIIISCATGGSALKDVYPEITKEDDASTLGAKVYDISEFLAERHLVDLKKMLPKNIQEKVKVTYHDACHLNRLQGVFKQPRELLDIMPSYEFVEMENSTKCCGEGGGFTVYYQDISTSIVNRKREAIKNTGAKVVALGCPGCRAQISGALKQEGLNIDTKHTVCLLWDEIKKGKQNNL, encoded by the coding sequence TTGACTACATCTAATGACAATTCTTTACCTCTGTTAGAAGGGTATTATGAAGAACAAATAATTAGGTGTATGAAGTGTGGAATGTGTCAAAGTACATGTCCTGTCTATTATGAGGATTCTCTTGAGACAGGTTGTGCAAGAGGTAAACTTGCACTATCAGAAGCCTTATTACATGGTAAGCTTGAGCCAAATCATAAAATTGAAATGATTTTCAATAAATGTTTGCTTTGTCACGCATGTGCTCAAGCCTGTCCGGTAGGGCTTTCTCCTGATAAGGTTTTTGCTGCAGCACGCGCTGAGATGGTAAAAAGGTTTAATATGCCCTGGATCAAATCTGTGATATACAGAAAGCTTTTAGGCGAAGGAAAGCTTTCTTCATTAACTGGGATTCTCTCTCTTGCAAATAGATTAAAACTCTTTAGTATTGCAAGGTCTTTGTCGATTCCAAAAATCTTAGGAAAAAGTGTGGAGAGACTTTCTTTTGTGGATTTGTCAGATATTCCTTCGAGACCATTTACGGATAGATTTCCTGAGGTGCTAGAACCGAAGGGTATACCTTTAGGAGATATTGGATATTTTGTAGGTTGTGCCCAAAATAGTGTTTTCCAGGACGTTGCTGAGGCATCGGTAAACATTCTTCTTTCTTTGGGTTATAGAGTAATAATTCCAAAAGGTCAGGGATGTTGCGGTTTTCCTCATTATGGTGCGGGAGATTTTGAAACTCTGAAACAAAAGATAGCACAAAATTCAAGCGCATTTAAGAGGTATAAGCTAGATGCAATCATAATTTCTTGCGCTACAGGAGGGTCAGCTTTGAAAGATGTTTATCCTGAGATAACAAAAGAGGACGATGCGAGCACTCTTGGTGCAAAGGTATATGATATATCTGAATTTTTAGCCGAGAGACATTTGGTTGACCTGAAGAAGATGTTGCCAAAAAATATACAGGAGAAAGTAAAAGTAACTTATCATGATGCCTGTCACTTAAACAGACTTCAAGGTGTGTTTAAACAGCCGAGAGAACTTTTAGATATAATGCCTTCTTATGAATTTGTGGAAATGGAAAATTCAACAAAGTGTTGTGGTGAGGGGGGAGGATTTACAGTTTATTATCAAGATATTTCTACCAGCATAGTTAATAGAAAGAGAGAAGCTATAAAAAATACTGGTGCAAAGGTTGTAGCTCTTGGATGTCCTGGATGTAGGGCACAAATTTCAGGTGCTCTTAAACAAGAAGGATTAAATATAGATACAAAGCATACAGTTTGTCTTTTGTGGGATGAGATTAAAAAAGGAAAACAGAATAATCTTTGA
- the acs gene encoding acetate--CoA ligase alpha subunit: MDKLDMFFKPKSIAIIGASNEEKKLGYAVLKNIIDGGYEGNIYPINPKADYILGYKCYKSVLDISGDLDLAVFVIPSKFVNPVMRECAQKGIKGAIVITAGFKETGLEGAKLERELKEIVKSNNIRLVGPNVLGLIDTHNNINASFASFMPKRGNIGFISQSGAFATAIMDWAAANNIGFSKFISIGNKADVNEIDLLEVLKDDSYTDVILMYLESIDNGRAFMEIAYKTSKVKPIIVLKSGTTAAGAKAATSHTGSLAGSDQAYTCAFKQCGVIRASTVEDLFDLAIGFAYQPLLNGNNIAIVTNAGGPGIMASDAIENFGLRIANLSNDTVEELRKNLPSAAAVYNPVDVLGDALADRYEFALSKVLKDENVDGIMIILTPQVYTQVMETAESIVRAKDPKKPIFSIFMGGKTILAATKYLMENSIPNYSFPERAGFVFKSMHDRRVWLNKPEPIYRKFDTKFELAAKSLRSEDRKKRPSLGDWEVREVFEGYGFSLPKTLLATTSLEASDFAEELGFPVVMKIASPDILHKTDVGGVKVGLKNKDEVIRAFDDIMISARRYFPDAEIWGVSIQQMLPPGKDVIIGSVKDPQFGHMIMFGLGGIYVEVLKDVSFRIVPVSESDALNMIREIKSFKLLSGIRGEKGVDQNAIVDAILRVSNLVTDFPEIVELDINPLRVFEEGAVAIDMRLTVGGGTE, translated from the coding sequence ATGGACAAATTAGATATGTTTTTCAAGCCCAAATCTATTGCAATAATTGGAGCTTCAAACGAGGAAAAAAAATTGGGTTATGCGGTGTTAAAAAACATTATAGATGGAGGATATGAGGGAAATATTTATCCGATTAACCCTAAAGCCGATTATATTTTGGGTTACAAGTGTTATAAAAGCGTTTTAGATATTTCAGGCGATTTGGATCTTGCTGTATTTGTTATTCCTTCAAAATTTGTAAATCCTGTTATGAGAGAGTGCGCTCAAAAAGGGATAAAGGGAGCTATAGTTATTACAGCAGGATTTAAAGAAACAGGATTAGAGGGCGCAAAGCTGGAAAGAGAACTGAAAGAAATAGTTAAATCAAATAATATTAGACTTGTTGGTCCAAATGTTTTAGGCTTAATTGATACACATAATAACATTAACGCTTCATTTGCTTCGTTTATGCCAAAGAGGGGTAATATTGGCTTTATATCACAATCCGGCGCTTTTGCTACTGCTATTATGGATTGGGCTGCAGCTAACAATATTGGGTTTTCAAAATTTATCAGCATTGGGAATAAGGCTGACGTTAACGAGATAGATCTTTTAGAAGTTTTAAAGGATGACAGCTATACAGATGTAATATTGATGTATCTGGAGAGCATTGATAATGGAAGAGCCTTTATGGAAATAGCATATAAAACTTCTAAAGTGAAACCTATAATAGTTCTAAAATCTGGCACTACGGCTGCTGGCGCAAAGGCTGCAACAAGCCATACCGGCTCTCTTGCTGGTTCTGATCAGGCATATACTTGTGCTTTTAAACAATGCGGAGTTATAAGGGCGTCTACAGTTGAAGATCTGTTTGACCTTGCAATTGGATTTGCATATCAGCCGCTTTTAAACGGAAACAATATTGCCATTGTTACTAATGCGGGTGGACCTGGCATCATGGCTTCTGATGCTATTGAGAATTTTGGATTGAGAATTGCAAATCTTTCAAACGATACTGTAGAAGAATTGAGGAAAAACCTCCCTTCTGCTGCCGCGGTTTATAATCCTGTAGACGTGCTTGGTGATGCCCTAGCTGATAGATATGAATTTGCTCTGAGTAAAGTTTTGAAGGATGAAAATGTTGATGGAATTATGATAATACTTACTCCTCAAGTTTATACTCAGGTAATGGAAACTGCAGAAAGTATTGTTAGAGCTAAAGATCCTAAAAAACCAATTTTTTCAATATTTATGGGCGGGAAAACAATATTGGCTGCTACCAAATATTTAATGGAAAATAGCATTCCAAATTATTCTTTTCCGGAAAGGGCGGGCTTTGTTTTTAAGTCTATGCACGACAGAAGAGTCTGGTTAAATAAACCTGAGCCCATATACAGAAAGTTTGATACAAAATTTGAACTAGCTGCGAAGTCTTTGAGATCAGAAGATAGAAAAAAAAGGCCTAGTTTGGGTGATTGGGAAGTAAGAGAAGTTTTTGAGGGATATGGGTTTTCTCTTCCGAAAACGCTTCTTGCTACCACTAGTCTTGAAGCGAGTGATTTTGCAGAAGAATTAGGTTTTCCAGTAGTTATGAAGATAGCATCTCCTGATATTTTACATAAAACTGACGTAGGTGGAGTAAAAGTAGGCCTTAAAAATAAAGATGAAGTGATTAGGGCTTTTGATGATATTATGATATCTGCTAGAAGATACTTTCCTGATGCTGAAATTTGGGGTGTATCAATCCAACAGATGCTTCCTCCTGGAAAAGACGTAATAATAGGTTCTGTTAAAGATCCTCAATTTGGCCATATGATTATGTTCGGTCTTGGGGGTATCTACGTAGAGGTCTTAAAGGACGTTTCTTTTAGAATAGTCCCTGTTTCTGAGAGTGATGCATTGAATATGATAAGGGAAATTAAATCCTTTAAGCTACTATCAGGCATAAGAGGTGAAAAAGGTGTTGATCAAAATGCGATTGTTGATGCTATACTAAGAGTATCAAATCTGGTTACCGATTTCCCGGAAATTGTAGAATTAGATATCAATCCATTAAGAGTATTTGAAGAGGGAGCGGTAGCAATTGATATGAGATTAACCGTTGGAGGTGGGACAGAATGA
- a CDS encoding acyl carrier protein codes for MSENEIFDRVKKIISNQLGIEEGTIEMNSSFVDDLGADSLDTVEMVMAFEEEFGVEIPDKEVEKIKTVGDAVKFLYEKVGE; via the coding sequence ATGAGTGAGAATGAAATATTTGATAGAGTTAAAAAGATTATTTCAAATCAGCTTGGAATAGAAGAGGGAACAATAGAAATGAATTCTTCCTTTGTTGATGATTTGGGAGCTGACTCTTTGGACACAGTTGAGATGGTTATGGCTTTTGAGGAGGAATTCGGAGTTGAAATTCCAGATAAAGAGGTTGAGAAAATTAAAACCGTTGGAGATGCTGTAAAATTCCTATACGAGAAAGTAGGAGAATAG
- the fabF gene encoding beta-ketoacyl-ACP synthase II, with the protein MRKRVVVTGMGCVTPLGNNVDMFWNMLKNGKSGIIKIDDFKQEFPSMIAGRVRNFAPEKYFDKKDVRRTSKFVQFAVAAAQEAIEDSGLLDIVDRSNIGVCIGSGVGGIDIMEEQAVVLYEKGPMKGSPFMVPMMIVNMASGYVAIKFGLKGPNFAPVSACASSNHAIGEAFRSIVYGDADIMLCGGAEAAVTPLAINGFCVMRALSTCRNDTPELASRPFDKSRDGFVMGEGSGIIVLEELEHALKRGAKIYAELVGYGASCDAYHMAAPDPSGDGAYTCINRALRDASISYEEIDLVNAHATSTPAGDEGELKAIKRVFKDHAKNIFITSNKSMIGHLLGAAGAVELIATIMSVRENFVPPTINLEDPCDEAEGLNLVPNNGQNMKRCEYAISNSFGFGGHNACLIIKKFRG; encoded by the coding sequence ATGAGAAAGCGCGTAGTTGTTACAGGGATGGGTTGTGTTACCCCTCTTGGTAATAATGTAGATATGTTTTGGAATATGCTTAAAAATGGGAAAAGTGGTATAATTAAAATTGATGATTTTAAACAGGAATTTCCATCTATGATTGCTGGTAGAGTTAGAAATTTTGCTCCTGAGAAGTATTTTGATAAAAAGGACGTAAGACGTACTTCTAAGTTTGTTCAATTTGCGGTGGCTGCTGCTCAAGAAGCAATTGAAGATTCAGGGCTTTTGGATATTGTTGATAGATCTAATATAGGCGTATGTATCGGTTCAGGAGTTGGCGGAATAGATATTATGGAAGAACAGGCTGTGGTTCTCTATGAAAAAGGACCGATGAAAGGATCGCCATTTATGGTTCCCATGATGATAGTAAATATGGCTTCCGGATACGTAGCTATTAAATTTGGATTGAAGGGGCCTAATTTTGCGCCTGTTTCAGCTTGTGCTTCAAGTAATCACGCTATTGGAGAAGCATTTAGAAGTATAGTTTACGGAGATGCTGATATTATGCTTTGTGGAGGGGCAGAAGCTGCTGTTACTCCACTTGCAATAAATGGTTTTTGTGTGATGAGAGCATTGTCTACCTGTAGAAACGACACGCCAGAACTTGCAAGTAGACCATTTGATAAATCAAGAGATGGGTTTGTAATGGGAGAAGGATCTGGCATAATAGTTTTAGAAGAGTTAGAACACGCTTTGAAAAGGGGTGCAAAGATTTATGCCGAACTTGTGGGTTACGGTGCGTCCTGCGATGCATATCATATGGCAGCTCCGGATCCTTCAGGTGATGGTGCATATACGTGTATAAATAGAGCTTTGAGAGATGCATCCATTTCATATGAAGAGATAGATTTGGTTAATGCGCATGCCACAAGCACCCCTGCTGGTGATGAAGGTGAATTAAAAGCTATAAAGAGAGTTTTTAAAGACCATGCGAAAAATATTTTTATTACTTCAAATAAATCTATGATAGGACATTTGCTTGGTGCAGCTGGTGCTGTAGAACTAATTGCTACAATTATGTCCGTGAGAGAAAACTTTGTACCTCCTACTATTAATCTTGAAGATCCTTGTGACGAGGCTGAAGGATTGAACCTTGTACCAAATAATGGTCAGAATATGAAAAGGTGTGAATATGCTATATCTAATTCTTTTGGGTTTGGCGGACATAATGCTTGTTTAATAATTAAGAAATTTAGAGGTTAA
- a CDS encoding NAD(P)H-dependent flavin oxidoreductase, translating into MKSSILKPLKIGKITIPLPILQGGMAIRVSTAPLAGAVAREGAGGIIAATGMGDEELINQIKLAREISEGNGAIGINVMFAYSQFERVVKTAIAEGIDFIATGAGFSRDIYKWAKESETPILPIVSSAKLAKLAEKLGASAIILEGTEAGGHLGTDRSTWDIMPEILEVISIPLIVAGGIYSGKEMARALKMGASGVQVATRFILSEECDVSPVFKKVLLEAKAEDVVKIMSSVGFPGRAILTPLSKKIIEGNPPKPKVCEGCIKKCTRSFCIRLALESARLGDYENGLFFSGSNVFRYNDILPVKTIIENFVHEAEEELS; encoded by the coding sequence TTGAAGAGCAGTATCCTTAAACCGCTTAAAATTGGAAAAATAACTATCCCCCTGCCAATTTTGCAGGGGGGAATGGCTATTAGAGTATCCACTGCACCCCTTGCAGGAGCTGTGGCAAGGGAAGGTGCAGGTGGCATTATTGCTGCAACTGGAATGGGTGATGAAGAACTTATAAATCAAATCAAATTGGCAAGAGAGATCTCTGAAGGTAATGGAGCTATTGGTATAAATGTAATGTTTGCTTATAGCCAATTTGAGAGAGTTGTTAAGACAGCTATTGCAGAGGGAATCGATTTTATTGCTACTGGTGCTGGATTCTCGAGAGACATCTATAAATGGGCTAAAGAATCTGAAACGCCTATTTTACCCATTGTTTCTTCTGCTAAATTGGCCAAACTTGCCGAGAAGTTGGGAGCAAGTGCAATAATACTCGAAGGTACAGAAGCAGGAGGTCATCTGGGTACTGACAGATCTACCTGGGACATTATGCCTGAAATTTTGGAAGTTATTTCTATTCCGCTTATAGTAGCTGGTGGAATTTATTCTGGCAAAGAAATGGCTAGAGCTTTAAAGATGGGAGCTAGTGGGGTTCAGGTAGCTACAAGATTTATTCTTTCAGAAGAATGTGACGTTAGTCCTGTCTTTAAAAAGGTTTTATTAGAGGCAAAAGCTGAAGATGTGGTTAAGATAATGAGTTCGGTGGGTTTTCCTGGAAGGGCTATTCTTACCCCGTTATCAAAAAAGATTATTGAAGGTAATCCCCCTAAGCCGAAAGTATGTGAGGGTTGTATAAAAAAGTGTACTCGATCTTTTTGTATAAGATTAGCTCTAGAATCGGCAAGGCTTGGTGATTATGAGAATGGGCTTTTCTTCAGCGGTTCAAACGTTTTCAGGTATAATGATATTCTTCCCGTGAAGACAATTATAGAAAATTTTGTACATGAAGCCGAGGAGGAGCTGTCATGA
- a CDS encoding ubiquinone/menaquinone biosynthesis methyltransferase, translated as MPKKELVLETFSKISNVYDYMNDFMTLGMHRDWKNLLIKETFKFYKGSDVLDIGSGTGDLVFLVKKRYPDVRVVALDINDNMIKKLRQRIERNNIKNVEIVKSFAEDMPFENESFGAIISSYTVRNLEDIERSFKEIYRITKKPGVFGFLELSEPKIFKNLFWFYLDKILPFFGEKIGCREEYEYLGQSLRAFLSPEKITLLLKRVGFKKVYIAHVCAGVSTIYIAVK; from the coding sequence TTGCCAAAAAAAGAATTGGTTCTGGAAACGTTTTCTAAGATATCGAACGTTTACGATTATATGAATGATTTTATGACGCTTGGTATGCACAGGGATTGGAAAAACTTGCTTATCAAGGAAACTTTTAAATTTTATAAAGGCTCAGACGTCCTTGATATAGGTAGTGGAACTGGTGATTTGGTTTTTTTGGTTAAAAAAAGATATCCAGACGTTAGAGTTGTAGCTCTCGATATAAACGATAATATGATTAAGAAACTAAGGCAAAGGATAGAGAGAAACAACATAAAAAATGTAGAAATTGTAAAATCTTTTGCTGAAGACATGCCTTTTGAAAATGAATCCTTTGGTGCGATTATTTCTTCTTATACCGTGAGGAATCTAGAAGATATAGAGAGATCTTTTAAGGAAATATATAGAATTACAAAGAAACCAGGAGTTTTTGGTTTTCTTGAACTTTCTGAACCAAAAATTTTTAAAAATTTATTTTGGTTTTATTTAGATAAAATTTTACCCTTTTTTGGAGAAAAAATAGGCTGTAGAGAAGAATATGAATATCTTGGGCAATCTCTTAGAGCTTTTTTATCGCCTGAAAAGATTACCCTTTTATTAAAACGCGTAGGTTTTAAAAAGGTTTATATTGCACATGTGTGTGCGGGGGTTAGTACTATTTATATTGCAGTGAAGTAA
- a CDS encoding FAD-binding oxidoreductase, giving the protein MRLKKENRIIFEGLDYVDMTERSEKYLLEPKKIEKNLFDNDTYFRDETPYSIVYPESSKDVLDVLIWANKEKIKVIPRGSKSSLSGGAKATKDSLVIDFSKMNKIIEMDTHDLVLTVEPGTKIKDIYSEVEGSGLYFPIDSFSSYNGTAGGAAGENYQGMRFAKYSDTRLNTMQIELVNPVHGIITLGGKTVKNVSGYDAKIAWIGSEGTLGIFTKLMYKLLPLPEKRSIIILPFESLDEFFNFKKDFNSLKIFVSALDFMSNKIANYILKVDSKYLAFILIEGRELEVERLKQEMLKFGKSDKAQTFEGEDFNFMYENRLSMGKKTLDDKLFADDVTLPIKACPNFLKYLEEAHYDFLLHAQDGGVLVFRKQVPSEDDEIYKIVLNQKGSLIAERQLGMQPKRKLFLERAGKIYVELMDSLKKSVDPNYILSPDRYVF; this is encoded by the coding sequence ATGAGATTAAAAAAGGAAAACAGAATAATCTTTGAGGGTTTGGATTATGTTGATATGACAGAAAGGAGTGAAAAATACTTGTTGGAGCCAAAAAAGATAGAAAAAAATTTGTTCGATAACGATACGTATTTCAGAGATGAAACACCTTATTCTATAGTTTATCCTGAAAGTAGCAAGGATGTACTTGACGTTCTTATTTGGGCAAATAAAGAGAAGATAAAGGTTATTCCAAGAGGTTCAAAGAGCAGCTTATCTGGTGGTGCTAAGGCTACAAAAGATTCATTAGTAATTGATTTTTCAAAAATGAACAAAATTATTGAAATGGATACTCACGATTTAGTACTTACTGTAGAACCTGGAACTAAGATAAAGGATATTTATTCTGAAGTTGAAGGATCCGGCCTTTATTTCCCGATTGATTCTTTTTCTTCTTATAATGGGACTGCTGGTGGGGCAGCAGGAGAAAATTATCAAGGTATGAGATTTGCAAAATATTCAGATACAAGACTTAACACTATGCAAATTGAATTAGTTAATCCAGTTCACGGTATCATTACATTAGGAGGAAAAACTGTTAAAAACGTTTCTGGATATGATGCAAAAATAGCGTGGATCGGTAGTGAGGGTACACTAGGCATATTTACTAAACTTATGTACAAACTTTTGCCACTCCCAGAGAAAAGATCAATAATAATTTTACCCTTTGAATCGCTTGATGAATTTTTTAATTTTAAAAAGGATTTTAATTCTTTGAAGATATTTGTTAGTGCGCTTGATTTTATGAGTAATAAAATTGCAAATTATATTTTGAAAGTTGATTCAAAATATTTAGCGTTTATTTTAATTGAGGGAAGAGAATTAGAGGTAGAAAGATTAAAACAAGAAATGTTAAAATTTGGCAAGTCAGATAAAGCGCAAACATTCGAAGGAGAAGATTTCAACTTTATGTATGAAAACAGACTTAGTATGGGGAAAAAAACATTAGATGATAAACTTTTTGCTGATGACGTTACCCTTCCAATTAAAGCTTGCCCAAATTTTTTAAAGTATTTGGAAGAGGCGCATTATGATTTTTTGCTTCACGCTCAGGATGGGGGGGTGCTTGTTTTTAGAAAGCAAGTTCCATCAGAGGACGATGAAATTTATAAAATAGTTTTGAATCAAAAAGGTTCATTAATCGCAGAAAGGCAGCTTGGAATGCAACCAAAGAGAAAGTTGTTCCTTGAAAGGGCAGGCAAAATTTATGTTGAACTAATGGATTCTTTAAAAAAGTCAGTAGATCCCAATTATATTCTTTCTCCCGATAGGTACGTTTTCTGA
- a CDS encoding FAD-binding oxidoreductase: MLDKVKIKELTDIVGDSNVLVDESELMLYSYDATQLHRIPDLVVIVHSPEEVSKIIKFARKNNINVYPRGSGTNLSGGSIPVDGGIVIELNRLNRIIDIDVENRIAIVEPGVIAATLDCEVAKKGLFYPPDPGSLAVATIGGCVCEGAGGLRALKYGTTKDYIIGLEVVLPNGDIITTGSFSSLRGSPGFDLTHLFVGSEGTLGIVTKIAVKLIYPAKARKTFLVLYDRVAKAGNAVAKIIENKIIPSTMEFLDKITINAIEDFKKIGLPRDIEALLLIEVDGEPEDVEASANILEKICIDVGARSISIAKNDVERLDLMEARRAALPVLARLKPTTILEDATVPRSKVSEMLEKIHGIQDKYNLMIGSFGHAGDGNLHPTILVDRRNKEEMKKVDMAIKEIFDYCIELGGTLTGEHGIGIVKAPFMENEFKKEGISFFRDIKKALDPDNKLNPNKIVSTKEVHLDYI, translated from the coding sequence TTGTTGGATAAAGTTAAAATAAAAGAATTAACGGATATTGTTGGGGATTCAAATGTATTAGTAGATGAAAGTGAATTAATGCTTTATTCTTATGATGCTACTCAGCTACATAGAATCCCAGATCTGGTTGTAATTGTTCACAGTCCTGAAGAGGTTTCAAAGATAATAAAATTTGCTAGAAAGAACAATATAAACGTTTATCCAAGAGGTTCAGGAACAAACCTTAGCGGAGGTTCAATTCCAGTTGATGGTGGTATAGTGATAGAATTGAACAGGTTAAACAGAATCATTGACATAGATGTTGAAAATAGAATAGCTATTGTTGAGCCAGGTGTAATTGCTGCAACTCTTGATTGTGAGGTTGCAAAAAAAGGTCTTTTTTATCCACCAGATCCTGGAAGTCTTGCAGTTGCTACTATTGGTGGTTGTGTATGTGAAGGTGCTGGGGGCCTTAGGGCTTTAAAATATGGTACTACAAAGGATTATATCATAGGTCTCGAGGTAGTTCTTCCAAATGGGGATATTATAACAACGGGGAGTTTTTCATCACTGAGAGGTTCTCCTGGTTTTGATTTAACTCATTTATTTGTTGGTTCAGAGGGTACGCTTGGAATAGTAACTAAGATAGCTGTAAAACTCATATATCCTGCAAAAGCGAGAAAAACCTTTTTGGTGTTGTATGATAGAGTAGCTAAAGCTGGGAATGCAGTAGCAAAAATTATAGAAAACAAAATTATTCCATCTACAATGGAATTTTTAGATAAAATTACTATAAATGCGATAGAAGACTTTAAAAAAATTGGTCTTCCGAGAGATATTGAGGCACTTTTACTTATAGAAGTTGATGGAGAACCAGAAGATGTGGAAGCATCAGCAAATATTTTAGAAAAAATATGTATAGATGTTGGGGCAAGGTCAATTTCTATTGCTAAAAATGATGTAGAAAGATTAGATCTTATGGAAGCAAGAAGGGCTGCACTGCCTGTTCTTGCAAGACTCAAACCCACCACCATATTAGAAGATGCAACTGTTCCTAGGAGTAAGGTTTCAGAAATGCTTGAAAAGATTCACGGTATTCAGGACAAATATAATTTAATGATAGGGAGCTTTGGTCATGCTGGAGATGGAAATCTTCATCCAACGATCCTTGTTGACAGAAGAAACAAAGAAGAGATGAAAAAAGTTGATATGGCTATCAAAGAGATATTTGATTATTGTATTGAATTAGGTGGCACTTTAACTGGTGAGCACGGAATAGGAATAGTAAAAGCGCCTTTTATGGAAAATGAATTTAAAAAAGAGGGTATTAGTTTCTTTAGAGATATAAAGAAAGCACTTGATCCAGATAACAAATTAAATCCAAATAAGATCGTAAGTACTAAGGAGGTTCATCTTGACTACATCTAA
- a CDS encoding phosphotransacetylase family protein, with the protein MKGLYFVSPESFVGKSTVLLGVGRNLQAQGKKVSYFKPLGNLPTREEGLLTDEDAVSARKALGLKDPLDEMVPVVMTPDLAVLFLKSQVTDITKQVKESYEKLLGKNEVILVEGVGNFIEGKMYSLAPKDVAELLDLKVIVVARCETDILADHILEAKEIFKDRLVGFVVTGGTQACREYHHRLLIPYLTGKGINFLGAIPQDETLKSISIRELVEVLNGEILCQEDKLDELVERFLVGAMSVDNALRYFRRVINKAVITGGDRSDIQMAALETPTKVLVLTGNFYPSNVVLAKAEDAGVPIVLVKQDTLTVVELVERVFGRARIREEKKIQRATAMVEEFVDLKAISKALDL; encoded by the coding sequence ATGAAAGGGCTTTACTTTGTATCACCGGAATCATTTGTAGGAAAGAGCACTGTACTTTTGGGAGTTGGGAGAAACCTCCAAGCTCAAGGAAAGAAGGTTTCATACTTTAAGCCTCTGGGGAATCTCCCGACGAGAGAAGAGGGTTTGTTGACAGACGAAGATGCTGTTTCTGCTCGTAAGGCATTGGGTTTGAAAGATCCTCTTGATGAAATGGTACCTGTTGTAATGACGCCTGATTTAGCTGTCCTGTTTCTGAAATCTCAGGTGACAGATATTACAAAACAGGTAAAGGAAAGCTATGAAAAGCTTTTAGGTAAGAATGAGGTCATTCTTGTAGAGGGAGTAGGTAATTTTATAGAGGGTAAGATGTATAGCCTTGCTCCAAAAGATGTAGCTGAGTTACTCGATCTAAAGGTGATAGTGGTTGCAAGGTGTGAAACAGATATTCTTGCAGATCACATTCTCGAAGCGAAGGAAATTTTTAAAGACAGACTTGTAGGCTTTGTTGTAACAGGTGGAACACAAGCTTGCAGAGAATATCATCACAGACTCTTGATCCCATATCTGACGGGTAAAGGTATTAATTTCCTTGGGGCAATTCCTCAGGATGAAACTTTGAAGTCTATTAGCATCCGTGAACTGGTAGAGGTATTAAACGGTGAAATACTTTGTCAGGAAGACAAACTTGATGAACTAGTTGAAAGATTTCTTGTTGGTGCTATGAGTGTAGATAATGCTCTTAGATATTTTAGACGGGTAATAAACAAGGCTGTTATAACTGGTGGAGATAGATCAGATATTCAAATGGCTGCATTGGAAACGCCTACCAAAGTACTTGTATTAACGGGAAACTTTTATCCAAGTAATGTTGTTTTGGCCAAAGCTGAGGATGCAGGTGTCCCAATTGTTCTTGTGAAACAAGATACGCTTACTGTAGTTGAGCTTGTAGAGAGAGTTTTTGGCAGAGCTCGCATCAGAGAAGAGAAAAAGATCCAGAGGGCAACTGCTATGGTAGAGGAGTTTGTGGATTTAAAAGCTATCAGTAAAGCCCTTGATTTATAA